Part of the Suricata suricatta isolate VVHF042 chromosome 8, meerkat_22Aug2017_6uvM2_HiC, whole genome shotgun sequence genome, CTCTCTGAAAAAATGTCTTTCTGCACTCCTCTTCTATTTCAACACTGTTTTgaattttcctttgtctccagGATAGCACTGAAGGACCCTTCCTAGCCTGTCCTCCCTTACCCACCCTTTCTCTTCTGTTGCATTCCCTAGTGTTCTGGTTCTAGCCCTGAGCTTCCGTGTCACCCTACTGTGGCCATCCCTACCCATCTCTCTTGGGCAAGTGGTGTGCAAAGCCACAGGGAGGCACAGTAATGGAAGAAAGACACCTTGTGTTTAGTGGGAAACAAACAAGGACACATCTAGAGCAGGATGATGCAAATTCCCCATCATGAAGAAGAATTTAgcagaaaattcaaattaaacaCCTGAGCATCCCCTTACCATCTCCCACTCCATGACACTCCAGGGCCACCAACCACCTGTGATTCTGGGAATGTTCCAAAGAATATATTTCTTCCATGCTTATGTCAGGCAAGCCCTTCAGCTTAGACATGGTCTCTGTCCGGTGTGTGTGCCCTACAGCCCCGCACTTTCTGACAGCCCTTGCCCACTCCCTGTTGAGGGCACCAGCACAGTGTGGGATCCCAGTGACCCATCTAGTCTTTTCCCGACACTGAGGGCAAGGACTGGGTCGGAGGCATCTCAGTGCAAGGGAAGGCACCAATCATTGCTAAGTAACTAGGCTAAGGCTGGCTTTACTTCCTTCCCACAGGCCTTGAGTAGGGgttcctccctcctcaccctgctTTTCTTCTGTACCCACCTCTTGAACTTGGCTCGCTGCTTGGGGGACGGCAGATGAGGGAGTCCCAGGGCTAAGGAGCCGCTGTGGCTGCTGGGCACAGGGACCCTTCGTAGTGTGCCCGGGGCCTGGGCTGGCTGCGTCAGGCAGGGCTTGggactccttttcttctttttgtcctcCATTGGATGCTGGCTGAGCCGCAGGTCCCGCTGAGCCAAGGAGAGGCTAAGAAGTCATCACTTCACCCAGCAACCTAGAGCTGCAAAGGAAGGGCCCTGGGACCTTCTAACTGTCCCCTCATAACAGCTGggacctctgtccccttctctgtatGGGCAGGGCCAGATGCCAGCGCCTCACTGCTGGGGTCTTGGGTGCATATGTGAAGGACCTTCCATGGCCCACCCCAGGTCCCCAGCCTGCCCTCCAGCCCTAGCAGAGAACCTGAGCTCTGCGTGAAAGGGCTGGACCAGACACTGTTCTCCCTCTGCTGCTGGGATTTCCTGAACCAGGAGCTGAGGGAGAGGAGCTGGCAGAGAAAAGGGGCGGGGGAGAAGGGAGGTACTGGGTGGATGTGAGCCAGCAGGGGAGGCCAGATGAGGATTAGGGGTGTCTTAACTTGACCTTCTATTTAATCAACTGTCCAGGCAGATGCTGACAAACCCTGTCAGCAAGAGAGGTGACCAAGAtgtgggtgggggcacctgggaagaCCTCGGTGGGGGACGGAGGGAGAAGCCACAGCCGGCGAGACGGAGCTCACTGTGGGCTCCCCTACTTCTAGGCTGGCATCCCTCCTCTTCTGCCCACCAAACATCAGGCAACTCCCAGAAGTTCTCTGGGACAGGCGTCTTGCTGCTTCGCCCTCCCCAGTCAGCAAGGCCCTGCTCTGCCTCAGCTGCggccagggtggggtgggtggcCGGGCTGCTGGCTGTCTCAGTCTCCAACAATGGCTGCGCCTGTGGCTGGTACTGCTCAGCTTCCAGTCCAGCTCCACCCCCTAATTCTCAGGTCTGATGAGGTCTGATggaggcccggggagggggggggggccgctTTACAGGGGCTTTCCCGAAGCTGCTCACTCCGGGCTGCAGCCACCAAGCCTGGGTCTGCACTCTAGGATGGTGGTGGCACCGGGGGCATAAGAATTGAAATTGGCACCTGGCTGGTTGGTCCcgaggtggggtgtgtgtggtggAGAAGAGATAGGAACACGTCCTCTGCCTTCAGCGTTGCTGAAGCTTGGCCCAATTAAAGACACGATAGAAGAACTGAAGCCGGAGCCCCTGCTTCCCAGGAATGGCTGGGGCCCCCCTGGGATCTATTTTCTAGCTCAGTCTGCAAAGCCATGTGCCAAATGGATCGCTCAGCTGGGGAGCCAGGATCCGAAATGGAGCATCAGACCCGCGAGGTTCCGGATCCCCCCACAGCCCAGAAGCGGGCAACTGACCTGGTGGTTTGGGGTCTGGAGTGAGGCTTCGGCGTGCTTCCCTCCGCCTGCCCTTAGCGCTCCCCTCTTAGGGAACTAAGCTTGTGGAAGCGGGGCTTGCAGGACGTAATTTGCATTTAAAGAGAAAGTGACCTTTTTTAGTGCTTGGGGTAAGATGGAAGGAGCCTATACTAGTTCCAGGCTGCCTCTCTCACTGGATCTTATCTGCCCACCTGAACTAAGGTGACTGTGTTCGTTTTGTGATGGTAATCTAAACATCTCACTTTCCCATCAGTTTTTGGGAGAAGCTACAGTCCCTTACAAAATGGTGCTGGCTTTGTCAGAAGGCCAGAGTGGAGGGATAtggatgcggggggggggggggcagacagggagaaaatggacatacgcatgtaaaatatatataagcttaCAAGATATAGATACATAAGCCTATAAGCATCGGCATCAGGAAGAAACTGCAAAAGAAGACAACCCTCTATTGAGTCCAGGTCCATCGCATTTGATCCTTGTAACAATCCTGCAGGAAGTCACTGTCATCATCCCATGTGCTGAAAGCCAACTATAACTATAGTTGAGGGCAATACCACTCACTCCACAATACCCAGACACTCCTCACTGGTAAGCAGTGGTCAGAAGGAAAATCCATGCGATTACCTGGCACTtgaccccagcccccaggaggGAAACCTGAGAACCACATGCGGGCGGACCCAGCGCTGCTTGCTGCTCAAATGGCCTGGGAAGCCAGATCAATGGGGCAGCTATTTAAAGACCTGGCAGAGGCTCCTACCTTTGGTCCCCAGAGAACCATCTGATGCAACAGACAGGCTTATCCTTGGCCCGGCTGCCCTGCAGTGTCAAATAACTGCCCCAGGGCAATGAGCAGAGCGCCATTGTCCACCTTCCCCTACCAATCCTTTCCTGCACCTAATCCGTTCAGCTCAAGGGCTCTATCCTAGGCTCTTCTAACACCTAGGCTGTCTCAGAAGGGGACACATCAATTCAGGACTTTTTCACTAACCAGAGGTTATTGAGAGGGGTTTgcacaggcagagagaacaatGGGAGGGATACCTGGGTGAGCCAGTCGgtcaaatgtctgacttcagctcaggtcatgatctcatgactcgtgGCTCAtggctcaagccccactttgggctctgtgttgacagctcagggtctggagcctgcttcggattctgttctccctctctctctgcccctccctgctcatgctctgtctgtctctcaaaaataaatatgttacaaattaaaaaagagaggacaACTGGGAAGCCACTGTTCTCCGGTTGCTAGAGAGGAGCACCAGGGCTCCTCCAGGAAAATGGTGGCAGGTCTGGGAGCACCCTACACTGAACTACTCTCAGAGATGCTTTGTGGGCTTCAAGAGTTGGGGCAGCCTCCTCTGACTTCTtccaaataatttctttaatcttttgttttttgagagcaagcaagtgagcacatgagtaggggagaaaaCTTCTTCCAAAGGATCTTTGACAGGACCCATTGTGGCCAGCACAGAAAAGTGTCAGCCCTTTTGGACCCTGATTAGAATAGGCAGAGGCTCTGAGAGGACTGTCACAGCCAGTGGGGACACATCTGTTCATGGAAGCCTGGAGGAAAGGGACTTGAGGTGTCTCTGCCATTTATTAGTTGGGCATTCACATACCATCTTTTGTGCCAGACCAACCCAGGCTCCAGAGAGAACAGGGTGCTGGTGAAGCCGCAATAGGAtgctccagccccccacccccgtatAGGAGCCTCAACTTTTGCATCTAGGCTTGGCAGGGTGAACGGGGGTGTCTAAGAAACCAGCCTGTTCTTCAGAACTGTATGCAGAACGTGGTCTTCTCAAGGaatgtgcaaaataaaaaaaactcagaGGTAGGTCGACGCAACTGATGCTGCCTGTGGCAGACAGCCTTGAATAGCAGGGATCAGTGTCCAGCCATCTGATTTTGGGCCTCAACTGGCCTATGCCTAGCTCCCTGGTTTCCTTACCTTATGCCTTCCTTGTGGATCTTCCCAGTGTCCTATTTAAATACCTTTAGTGGTTCCTACTGCCCTGTGGATCTCTTACCTTGACACATAGGCTCCAGGTGACCTCCCACTACCCATTCTGTGCACCTGTATTTCTAAGTAAACTATTTCACTACTAAGTTGTCAAACTTCTGCCTGCCCTTTGGGTCATGATTTCTTTCCAGGTGTCCACCTGTTTCCTCGCTGAAGGGGACAGCAGTTCCTATATGCTCCCGGAGCACCACTGGTTTTTCTGTATCTTAAAGTATCTCTCTCCAGGGTGCTTGCTGACTCAATGGTAGAGTATGGGACCCTTGACCtaggggctgtgagttcaagcccaacgttgGGTAGAAAGACTACTCAACCAACCAGCAACCAACCGTAATCTTTCTTCATCACTAGCCTGACCCTTGGTGGGCAGGGGTAACCTCTGACTGAATGAAAAAATCAAGTTCTTCTATGTATATGAGTGTCATGCCAAGTTTGGCAACAGCTTTGCTTGGGCAGCTTGAATGCATCTGCCCGTGGGAATTCCTGGAAGgcagctgctgggggtgggggttgctaCAGAAGATGCACGATAGCTGGGCACAGCCAAAAGCTTTGCAGCAGAGCCAGACAAGTCAGTGGCCGCTAGATGAATCCAGAAGCACCAATGACCACAAAGATCAGAAGAGAAACAAGTAAGGCAACAGACTCTTTATTTAATGTGGTTTAAAATACATCAAGATCAAGTCCCTGGCTGTTGTGAATAccaaaaggagacaaagaagctGTTGGCACAGCTCTCAAACAAATCTGGGCGGCCAGGTTGAGCCATATGGGAAGCAGTTACAGGGACAGAaggcagcacccctcccccaggcttaGACCTGGCTGTCCCTGGGGTGACCACCTCTGCGCCGCCAAGGTGGGAAGATGGGAGCCACAGCTGGATAATCAGCTTGGCAGGCTCTGGCACTCCCCCACGGCCACCAGGGCAGTTCCACTGGCCTCCTGGTCAGCCCTCAGCAGGGCCACTGTGATGGGGGCAGAGGAATGGAAATAACCATCTTTACAGACAGAACATTCTCTTACAGAAAGTGCCTGAGCTCAGCCCATGGTCCAAAAGCCTCATGGAAAACATATTGTAACAAAGTGCTGCTGATACCTCTCAACAATCTGGTGTATGTGAGGCTCTCAGCTGGACAGGGTTCAGAATATAAACTACCGCCCGGTAGGGCcaagggctctgggctctgagcctcaCTGGCTCTGGTCCCCTGGAGGAAAGCTAGCAATTGAAGAATCCAACACAGCACTTGGTCCTAAAACTGAGGTCACGTGCGTGGGACCTGCCCTGGTGAGGAAGGCACTGGCCTTCATTCAGATAGGCCACCTTCCCTGCATCTGGCCCAGGCTCCTGGCTGATCAGGGCAGCACCCAGGTACCTGGGTTGACTTTGGAAAGCAGAACGAGCAGAGCAGCTGTAGTGATTGGTGTGATTTGGTcagtggagaggaagaggaaaagggagaatggGATTCCCACCTACAGCCCAGTCTGGATACCTAGACATGGGCTGGAGCTGAGAGCAAAGGTTCGACTTGCCCAGGACCTAGATTTTGGACGTGAGAAGCCCAGCTGGGGCCACACCTTGCTCACCGAAGCCCCATGCCCCACAGTAGTTAGACTGGTTCCCAGAGGGCTGCTGTGCTGCACAGCCTTGATTCCCCACCAGCCCAACCCCATGGGCTCTGCGAGGTAGCTGAAGCAAGGGATGCAATCACACAGGCCTCCTGCTACTTAAAGCAGGCAGACAGAagcttctgcctcttccctgtgctTCCAGAACCAAGCAAACCCTGTATGGGGTCAGCAGCTCTTGTGTGTCTCCGCCTGACGCAGGGGTTGTTGGAAAAAGGCCTTATTGGGGCAAGAAAAGGCATATCCTGGGACCATTCCAGATACAGGCATTTCAGAGGGAAAGATCTTAGGAACACTTAGGAGCTCAGCCAGAGATGGCAAGTCAATCTCAACACTTCCACTGGCTCCTGGGGGAACCTTGAGAAACGAGGATGTACTGGAGGTTACTGGGAGACATTCTGGGCCAATCAGTGATATCTGCCACGGGGTGCAGAGGAAAAATGACGTGCCATTCATCTGCCATCTCTGGTCTAAGTTATAACGTGGTTCAGGAGTACTCAACACTCCACGAACCTATTTATGTGACGGACCAAAGTAAAGGGTGTGGAGAGCGGGCTGGCTGTGCAGGATGAAGGGACCTATGGGGTAATGAATGAGCTTCAGGGAAACCCAGCAAGAAGAGCTCTATGATCCCGTGCCTCGTGGCTGGCAGCTCCCTCAGCAGCACCGAAGTCAAGGCCTGGCTGGAGGTGGGTGTAGTACCTCAAGCCCAGCAGAACTCAGCCTCCAGATCTGAGACCTGTTCTGTTGTTCCAGAACACTGCTCTGTACAGAATGGCTAATGCCCTGGCAAATGTGCAACCAGCACAACTTTCAGTCTACAGTACCAAGTTTGGAGGCAGGGGCCAGACGCAAGTATCTGCAGCCGCCCGTGGAGTTCTGCGGCACCGTGGTCAGACCTCGCTCTGCGCCTCAGCTGTCGGGCAAGAGCTGGGAGGGGGCGTGTCAAGAACGTACTCAGCTCTTATTCCTTGGGCAATGGGACCAGGGCAAATCTCAAGGTCTGCACATTAGGGATGGGGttagaaacagaaacagactcatagaagCCAAAGGGACAGTTGGGCACGGACCCGGCAACTTCCGCATGGAGACAGGAGTGACGGGAATGAGCGGTGGCCTCCCAGGATTGAAACACAAAGGCAAGCTTGTGGCAAATCCATCAAATGCCCTTTTCCTTCTCCTACCACGTCTGATTTCACCAAACAGGGGACCTCAGCACCAATGTGGCAAAGGTACCAAGTCAGGTGGTGAGGGTGGTGGCACCGGAGACCAACTGCTCCAGGACCCCTCCTCCTTCCGCAGATCAGCACACACAGTCatgtgcaaaacaaaaaaaaacaaaaaaacaaaaaccttcagaAAGCATCCTTTGGGTGATCTCTTGTCAATCATTTGTGCAGGCTAGAGAGGCACCTGTGAATGATAAGGCTACTGAGAAGCATCACTGGCCTGGTCCCGGCACCACCTGCGGGCAGGGGAAGCGGTGCCCGAGGGCTCCCTAATAGTGTACCAGTCCATAGCAACTTGGCCCTGGTCTCCCGTCTGAGGCAGGACAGCAGCCTGCCCCTAGCTGTGCGGGCCCTGCCAGGTCCTGCTCCGggtccctgtccccaggctgAGAGAAGCAAAGGCGCTTCCAGGGGAGCTAGGAAGGCCAGGACCCCCCAAGCCCTGCTAACAAGGGAAACATGGTCGAGGCCTGAGTGTGTCACTTGTCACGAGCcctgaagggcagggagggaggggtctgAGCCTCAAATCAGGCAGGGGAATGCTCAAGTCACCTGTCGTGCCAGCGCACTGTGATAGCAGCTACAGATGACAGCTCCTCTTTAAGACTCTTGAGCTCCTAGAAGAGCCAGTGACTTCACCTGTACACACCCCCACCTCCAGTGCAAGCCCATTTTACACTTACAGATAGAGATGTATGAGGCCTTGCACATATGCCGTATGTATGTAAAACTGACCCACAAAATCCAAAACTGCAAAGTGTCAGATGCCTGCCAGGTCAGAGCACCCTGGGCCTCAGCACTGGACTTAGCGGCGGGAGCCTCGCATGGGCCAGGCCTGGCTGGGCTGCTTGCTCGCTTCCCAGCACGCCCCTCACCGTGCCAGGCTCCCTAGGCAGTGGTGGAGGTGGGCTCCTGGGGCCCTGCGAGGCCGGCTATTTCTGTGCTTGGTGCTCCAGTGCAGCAAGGGGCTTCTGTGGCCCTTGGGGAGCTAGGCCCTTCATCACCACGCTCCTTGGAGGCAGCTGGAGCCTCTGGCCTTCGCTCAGGGCCACCATCCGTGAGGGAGCCCTGGCCGCCAGCACTCAGGTCCTGTACCCTTTTGTTCAGGTCATTGCGTTCTGTCTGCAGCGCCCGGCACAGCTTCTCCAGCCGCTGGATTTTCACCTGCAGGCCCTCCAGCTCCTTGTCCCGGAGTGTTTTCTAGGGGGAGAAGAGGGGCCTTCAGTGCTGTGCCACCAACCCCTCATGCAACAGTACCTCCTGGTAGAAAACATTCATACTTGAATACTTGAAATAATACACTTGAATGATGCTGGGAGCAGACTACAGTCAAAAGCTGGCGCCTTCCTAGGAAAACAGCCCTGGCGTATGTCAAGACTTGGCTGTCGGTAGGGGGCAGTGTGGTGCAGGGAAGGGACATGGCTTGAAGACTGTGTTTCTCCGGTTATCCATCAGATGACCTTGGCAAATTTAAGACTTGGCTTTAGAGGCTATTCCCTCGTTTATCAGTTAAAATGGACCACTAACAGCAACCTCACAGGTCTTGAGAAGATCCAATGAACTGGCATTAGCTAAAATATGCAGGAGGGTCTGGCACATGTAGCTACTCCAGCAATTAGTTCCCTTCTCCTACATCTCAAACCATGAAATCAACTTAGCTGAGCCACTCTGCATATAAACTGTGCACAGCACTGGCACCCCTTGGTTTTTCAgttcctgtatttctttcttccatttgctcTCTTTGCTTCTACTGCAGACCTACTACTGGGCTCACCACCTCCCGCGGGGAGACAGCTGGCAGAGCCTTTGGGCGTGGACAGATGGACACGTGGGTCTCAGCTTCACCTTACACCAGCTGCATGACTTACTGGTACAAATACAGGAAAGGGCCGAACACCCAAAACTGCACCCACCCTCCCCAGGCCGCGCTGCAGAGCACACGCAGCTCACCTCCTCGGCCATCTCAAGCAGCGCCTTGTTGCTGCTCTCCCACCGGGACCGGTACATGGTGGTTTCTTTCTCCAGCTTCTTGATCTTCTTAGTCATCTGGGTTACGgggaagacagaaggaagcaGTCAGGGGGCCAGACTGTCTATGCATCTGTGTCTCCATGGTGGGCAACAGTTCCGAGGGGAGCAAGGCATTGCAGGGCACAGTTGGTGCCTCTGATGCCACACCAGGACCTCTAATGTTAAATGCCACCACCATTTACAGGAAATGACAAGGCTTCCCCTTCCCCAGGACAGCCTGAAGGCTGCACGAATCAGGGATGTCTGAGAGCCCACCTTTGCTATCAAGCACACTGTTACCGTAAACAGCTCCCACACAGGGCACCCCAGGGGCTGGGGCTTCTCGAAGACAGGCCCAGTGCTCGAAGCAGCTTGTGCCCTGAAGCCACACGCAGCCTGGACACTGTTACCTTTTCCATCTCCTGTTTGAATGTGGTGAACACCTCACTGCTTTTGGAAAGAGTATTCTGGAACTCCTCAAACTTCTCCGTGTATAGGGCAAGCTGGGTGAGAAAGAAGCCCAGGGATAAGATTCGGCTTCTCTGGGGCGCACCTCTGGCTAACACAGTCAGACCCATCCTTGGACCtctgacccaacaattccactgaGGTACcatgtttctttaaaacaaaagctatGTGTTTGGAAGGACAGAATCCAAAATGCTAAGCCTGGAAAGCAGGATTTCTTCTGCCTTACATTTTGCCTTCATGTTTGTTTCCAAACTTTTCTTCTTAAGTAcaatttatgtaattaaaaataaccatCCATCACCGCCTCTGCCAAAGCAGCACACACTTCCAACTAGGAACGAGGTCCTTCAAGCTCACCTAGCCACCTGGCCACCACCGCAGGTGCTTGGCAGGGCCAGAGGGAACAAAGGCTCAGcgaggtcacacagcaggcaaGGTGGTCCTAAAACGGGGGtcccacttccctcccccaggATGGGTCTCGGTGAGGGGACCTCAGAGGCACAGGGTCAGCACACAGTCTCACCTGCTGTTTCAGGTGGGTCTCCTGCTGCTTCATCAGCTCGCACATCCTCTGGGATTCCACTGCCTCTTTGAGGAGCTGTTTCCAAGACAGGACCCCAGACCTGTCAGTAACCCCTAGGGGCTGCTTGGCCTTTTATTTTAGCCATATGCCCCAGAGCCCACTGACGCTTCCTGCTCTTACTGCTATCTGAGGAAGAAGTGTCCTGGTCTGGCCAGGCAGCAACCTTTCCCTTCCAAACGTTAACTATGTGCCAAGCAGAACCCAACCCTCCACCCCCAAGGCCGGAGCCTCACAAAATCCTTCTCCCGCTGGTGCCTCTCCTCCGCCTCCTTCAGCATctcctgggcctgctggagcttGGCATCCACCAGCTGCTGCTGCAGGTCCTTGTGTTTGAAGACTTTGTCGATGTGCTGCAGGAAAGCACGGTGGGAAGGCCACCTGTCAGCAGCTCCCTTTCTCGGGGATGCCTGATGGCTTCAGGGGTGTCCCATCTGCAGAGATGAGGGTACCCTGGCCAGCCTCCCATCTCACTCTGACATGGACTCCCACGTGTAATCTAGCATGTGGGCCCCAGATCCCCGCAAGATCTACTTCCCAACCTCACCTGGTCTCTCTCCAGGCAGTCCTGGGTGTGCACAGGGCTGGACTCAGCTCCCAGGAAGCTAAGTAATAAATACACTCAAACCTCCAGCCCCAAGAGATCACTTTGCTGGGCTAATAACCCTCACTTTTGTAGCCCGATTCCCTtgtaaatgggaagaaagaacaaagatgacACCTCCCTCAACACAATGGCTTAGCTCAGTTGGCAAAGACCTGCCCCATCTACCACGATGAGGTGTGTGGACTTCAACGGGTGGCAGTCCTAACCCCTGGAGGAGCCCTGGGAGCCAGGACCGGGCGAGAGACAGGGCATGGACTCAAGTGCTACTTCAGAGGTGGAAGCAACTGAATACAAGGGATGTGGGGATCTTCCATACTTGTTGGGCCGTGCGGGAAAGCTGGCCTGGAGCTGGGTGACGGCCGTGAGGCACCCCTTACCTCCTCCCGCAGTTCATACTGCTCGATCAGCTTCTTGAGCCTCTCCGCCAGCTCCATGTTCTCCTGGCGCAGCTTGGAATTGCGCTCGTTGTGCTGTTCCATCTGCAGCTGAATGTCATTCAGTGTCACCTGGAAGTGTGACGTCACCTCCTTGcgtttctcctcctcttcccggGCCCGCTGCACACCTTCTTCCTGGGCAGAGAAGTCAGCCCCTGCGTCATCACCCGCTGGTCCCCGGTCAGCAATGGTCTAACCCTCCCTGCTCTCCAAGGCAGGAGCAGCCGAGTTCCAAGAAGTCCTGCAAAAGGGGCTCCTAAAGAACCCCTCTATCAGGTGACATCTAGTGAGAGATTCTTTTCCTAGAAAAATGCAGGCATACGTATAGGTGCCCTTCTAAAGCAAGCCAGACCCCCCCGGAGCCCATTCTTCCAGACCTCAAGGTAAGAAGTCTGATTCTTGTGCTTtcatctctcccctctcctccccacccccaaccaaccaaccaattcAAAGGCAGTAACACGGGGGCCGGGGGGCGCAACCGTGTGCAGACCCAGGTACGCAGACACTACGGTGGGCAGGCAATCTGGCTGAGCCGTTAACATTTTCAGTCTGCACGCTCTTTGACCCAGACATTTCACTGCTGAGATTTAGCCTATAGATAAATTCTATATAATCAGCTACGGATGAATATAACAAGAATTGTCATTTTGCTCTATTCACATAATTGTGAAAAATTAGGGAACAACCCCAGAAATTCCTTAACTAGGGCACTGATAAAATACAGT contains:
- the TXLNA gene encoding alpha-taxilin, which gives rise to MKNQDKKNGAAKHSGNTCNPKSSPGQAEAGPEGAQGRPSQAAPATEAEGPSSQSPGKTEGAQAKTAQSGALRDVSEELSRQLEDILSTYCVDNNQGGPGEDGAQGEPAEPEDADKSRTYASRNGEPEPETPVVNGEKETSKGEPGTDEIRASDEVGDRDHRRPQEKKKAKGLGKEITLLMQTLNTLSTPEEKLAALCKKYAELLEEHRNSQKQMKLLQKKQSQLVQEKDHLRGEHSKAVLARSKLESLCRELQRHNRSLKEEGVQRAREEEEKRKEVTSHFQVTLNDIQLQMEQHNERNSKLRQENMELAERLKKLIEQYELREEHIDKVFKHKDLQQQLVDAKLQQAQEMLKEAEERHQREKDFLLKEAVESQRMCELMKQQETHLKQQLALYTEKFEEFQNTLSKSSEVFTTFKQEMEKMTKKIKKLEKETTMYRSRWESSNKALLEMAEEKTLRDKELEGLQVKIQRLEKLCRALQTERNDLNKRVQDLSAGGQGSLTDGGPERRPEAPAASKERGDEGPSSPRATEAPCCTGAPSTEIAGLAGPQEPTSTTA